The Flavobacterium commune genome contains a region encoding:
- a CDS encoding DUF7935 family protein — MNSTNIIEIIAYTIPSVITGGVAYFLFNSHFKDQQNTRRWLLQKDNQKTALPLRLQAYERMTLLMERINPSQLMVRINPVSTDKNDYANYVIAHIEQEFEHNIAQQIYLSDKCWTVILTAKNAIVQMIRSVTKNEKITNADELRTAIISELLEKTSPTNTALAFIKNEVAELW; from the coding sequence ATGAACTCTACAAATATCATCGAAATAATAGCTTACACAATACCATCAGTAATCACAGGCGGAGTTGCCTATTTTTTATTCAATTCGCATTTTAAAGACCAGCAAAACACCCGACGTTGGTTATTGCAAAAAGACAATCAAAAAACAGCTCTACCTTTGCGTTTACAGGCTTATGAGAGAATGACTTTGTTGATGGAACGCATTAATCCGTCACAATTAATGGTGCGTATTAATCCTGTTTCTACTGATAAAAACGATTATGCCAATTATGTAATTGCACACATAGAACAGGAATTTGAACACAATATAGCACAGCAAATTTATCTTTCTGACAAATGCTGGACTGTTATTTTAACGGCTAAAAATGCAATTGTTCAAATGATTCGTTCAGTTACTAAGAACGAGAAAATAACTAATGCTGATGAACTAAGAACAGCTATAATCAGTGAATTATTAGAAAAAACTTCGCCTACTAACACCGCCCTGGCTTTTATAAAAAATGAAGTAGCCGAATTGTGGTAA
- a CDS encoding patatin-like phospholipase family protein, giving the protein MRALVISGGGSKGAFAGGVAQFLLEKKKIKYDMFLGTSTGSLLIPHLALGNIEKIRRIYTNVNMRKIFNVNPFIVKKKNGIDVVSINHFNVLYQFFRGKRTFGESKKLRSYIKKNFPITEFNQLKAQNTDVIVTVTNLSTNESEYKSIKDCTYDEFCDWVWISSNYIPFMSIVNIKGYDYADGGFSSLVPIQEAINRGATEIDVVILETEQAIPRTTIGRNPFSLLIDLFQIELDQIGKHNILLGTLSASHNNVKLNLYYTPIDLTNNALIFNKAKMTQWWEEGFQYALKKDIVLKSDVVEIDK; this is encoded by the coding sequence ATGAGAGCATTAGTAATTTCCGGAGGAGGTAGTAAAGGCGCATTTGCCGGCGGTGTTGCCCAATTTTTATTGGAAAAGAAAAAAATAAAATACGATATGTTTTTAGGAACCTCTACCGGAAGTTTGTTGATTCCTCATTTGGCTCTGGGAAATATCGAAAAAATTCGTCGTATTTACACTAATGTTAATATGCGGAAAATTTTTAATGTTAATCCTTTTATAGTTAAAAAAAAGAACGGAATTGATGTGGTAAGTATCAATCACTTTAATGTGTTATATCAGTTTTTTAGAGGAAAAAGAACCTTTGGTGAAAGCAAAAAATTACGCTCTTATATTAAAAAAAATTTTCCTATAACCGAATTTAATCAATTAAAAGCTCAGAATACTGATGTAATTGTTACAGTAACCAATCTTTCAACCAATGAATCCGAGTACAAGTCGATAAAAGATTGTACTTATGATGAATTTTGCGATTGGGTTTGGATTTCCAGTAACTATATTCCTTTTATGAGTATTGTAAATATTAAGGGTTATGACTATGCCGATGGTGGTTTTTCGAGCCTAGTGCCTATTCAGGAAGCCATTAATCGCGGTGCTACCGAAATTGATGTGGTTATTTTAGAAACAGAACAAGCAATTCCCAGAACAACTATTGGAAGAAATCCGTTCTCTTTATTGATTGATTTGTTCCAAATTGAATTGGATCAAATAGGAAAGCATAATATTTTATTAGGGACCTTATCGGCTTCTCATAACAACGTAAAACTCAATCTCTATTACACTCCGATTGATTTGACTAATAACGCCTTAATTTTTAACAAAGCCAAAATGACACAATGGTGGGAGGAAGGATTTCAATATGCTTTGAAAAAAGACATTGTCTTAAAAAGTGATGTTGTTGAAATAGATAAATAG
- a CDS encoding M1 family metallopeptidase codes for MKYFFLFISTFLFAQQAKTVDFTSVSAQLSLNATEKSVAGTVNYSFEILKAIDTLKIDAQNMQFSKVELNQKEVQYLNSGKQLLIIHPFQKGKNTLTFNYNATPKQALYFVGSPNSEDMQIWTQGQGKYTSNWFPSFDDVNEKLIFNLEIAFDSNYQVVANGVLKQKKDQNNATVWSYQMEKPMSSYLLMLAIGKFKKQTQFSKSKVPLDLYIENKDISRFEPTYRHSKRIFNFLEKEIGIKYPWQIYKQAPVRDFLYAGMENTSATLFATRYVVDSIGFTDRNYTNVEAHELAHQWFGNLITAASGKHHWLQEGFATYYALLAEKAIYGEDYFYSKMYESIQQIKYASRTDTIPVLNEKASSLSYYQKGAWALFVLHQEIGDKKFRRIIKNYLKKYAFKTVTTQDFFTEIKKLSNFNTDYFSKEWLESTTINTQKVNALLVKNKITKIMLELDKIKSKPLSEKEGFFKLILMSDAHYSAKEMVIDQLRNETFEAKKNFLELALESNNPQVRQAVAYSLPKIPEEFRMDYESLLSDDSYQTQEIALLYLWRNFPKQRLDYLEKSKKWMGFNDYNLRTLWLSLALNTPEFSTDKQVLIDELISYTSDKFEATTRQNALEKLIGFKIINDIVLVNLVKATTHHMWQFSKFGRDTIRILLKNQIYRDSFIRILSSLNEKEQFQLNRLLNEII; via the coding sequence ATGAAATACTTTTTCCTTTTTATTTCCACTTTTCTTTTTGCTCAACAAGCAAAAACGGTTGATTTCACTTCGGTTTCGGCTCAATTAAGCTTAAATGCTACTGAAAAATCGGTTGCAGGAACAGTGAATTATTCCTTCGAAATTTTGAAAGCAATCGATACTTTGAAAATTGATGCGCAAAATATGCAGTTTTCAAAAGTGGAATTGAATCAAAAAGAAGTTCAATATCTAAATTCCGGTAAACAGCTTTTGATTATTCATCCGTTTCAAAAAGGAAAAAACACGCTTACTTTTAATTATAATGCAACGCCTAAACAGGCTTTGTATTTTGTGGGTTCGCCAAATTCAGAAGATATGCAAATTTGGACTCAGGGTCAGGGAAAATACACCAGTAATTGGTTTCCAAGTTTTGATGATGTCAATGAAAAGTTGATTTTTAACCTCGAAATTGCATTTGATTCTAATTATCAGGTGGTTGCTAATGGTGTTTTAAAGCAAAAAAAAGATCAAAATAACGCTACTGTTTGGAGTTATCAAATGGAAAAACCAATGAGTTCCTATTTGTTGATGCTTGCCATTGGTAAATTCAAAAAACAAACTCAATTTTCCAAAAGTAAAGTACCACTGGATTTGTATATCGAAAATAAAGACATTTCTCGTTTTGAGCCTACTTATCGTCATTCTAAACGAATTTTTAATTTTTTAGAAAAAGAAATTGGCATAAAATACCCGTGGCAAATTTACAAACAAGCTCCGGTTCGGGATTTTTTGTATGCGGGAATGGAAAATACTTCAGCAACTTTATTTGCCACCCGATATGTGGTAGATTCCATAGGTTTTACTGATAGAAATTACACTAATGTGGAAGCACATGAATTAGCCCATCAATGGTTTGGAAACTTAATTACTGCCGCCAGTGGAAAACATCATTGGTTGCAGGAAGGTTTTGCTACCTATTATGCTTTATTGGCTGAAAAAGCCATTTATGGAGAAGATTACTTTTATTCCAAAATGTATGAGTCCATTCAGCAGATAAAATATGCTTCAAGAACCGATACAATTCCTGTTTTAAATGAAAAAGCCAGTTCGTTGAGTTATTATCAAAAAGGAGCTTGGGCTTTGTTTGTCTTGCATCAGGAAATAGGGGATAAGAAATTCAGAAGAATTATTAAAAACTATTTGAAAAAATACGCTTTCAAAACCGTAACAACTCAAGATTTTTTCACTGAAATTAAAAAGTTAAGCAATTTTAATACTGATTATTTTTCTAAAGAATGGCTTGAATCAACTACAATTAATACGCAAAAGGTCAATGCTTTATTAGTTAAAAATAAAATTACCAAGATAATGCTGGAGCTGGACAAAATAAAATCAAAACCTTTATCTGAAAAAGAAGGTTTTTTTAAATTGATTTTAATGTCAGATGCTCATTATTCGGCAAAGGAAATGGTTATTGATCAACTCCGAAACGAAACTTTTGAAGCTAAAAAAAACTTTTTAGAATTGGCTTTGGAAAGCAACAATCCCCAAGTTCGTCAGGCTGTGGCTTATTCGTTACCTAAAATCCCTGAAGAATTTCGAATGGATTACGAAAGTCTTTTAAGTGATGATTCTTATCAAACTCAGGAAATTGCTTTGTTGTATTTATGGCGAAACTTCCCAAAACAACGATTGGATTATCTGGAAAAATCAAAGAAATGGATGGGTTTTAATGATTATAATTTAAGAACTTTATGGTTGTCATTAGCACTGAATACTCCTGAATTTTCAACTGATAAACAAGTTTTAATTGATGAATTAATTAGTTATACATCTGATAAGTTCGAGGCTACAACCAGACAAAATGCTTTGGAAAAATTAATTGGGTTTAAAATAATTAATGATATTGTTTTAGTAAATTTAGTGAAGGCAACCACACATCATATGTGGCAATTTTCTAAATTTGGAAGAGATACTATTCGGATTTTATTGAAAAATCAAATTTATAGAGATTCTTTTATTCGAATTTTAAGCAGTTTGAATGAGAAAGAACAGTTTCAGTTGAATCGATTATTAAATGAAATAATATGA
- a CDS encoding Dph6-related ATP pyrophosphatase, whose protein sequence is MKKALFNWSSGKDSALALYKILQNPEFEINCLLTSVNQQFQRISMHGVRVELLKQQAESIGIPLEIMQIPEMPTMEVYENVMQQTLEKLKKKGITHSVFGDIFLEDLRQYREDKLAIMGFEGVFPIWKIPTKDLIQEFIALGFKTIVVCVNERYLDKSFVGRVIDQQFIDDLPENVDVCGENGEFHTFSFDGPIFQKPINFEVGEVVYRKYEKPKQDSSNTACDTDDKTAFDYGFWYCDLIPK, encoded by the coding sequence TTGAAGAAAGCCCTTTTTAACTGGAGCAGCGGAAAAGATTCTGCTTTAGCCTTATACAAAATCCTGCAAAATCCTGAATTTGAAATCAACTGTTTGTTAACCAGTGTAAACCAACAATTTCAGCGCATTTCTATGCACGGTGTTAGAGTTGAACTGTTAAAACAACAAGCCGAAAGCATCGGAATTCCATTGGAAATTATGCAAATTCCCGAAATGCCTACGATGGAAGTCTATGAGAATGTAATGCAGCAAACATTGGAAAAACTAAAAAAGAAAGGAATTACTCATTCGGTTTTTGGGGATATTTTTCTGGAAGATTTACGCCAATATCGTGAAGACAAATTAGCAATTATGGGGTTTGAAGGTGTTTTCCCGATTTGGAAAATTCCAACAAAGGATTTAATTCAGGAATTTATTGCTTTAGGTTTTAAAACTATTGTGGTATGTGTCAACGAACGCTATTTAGACAAAAGTTTTGTAGGTCGTGTGATTGATCAGCAATTTATTGATGATTTACCCGAAAACGTAGATGTATGCGGAGAAAACGGCGAATTCCATACTTTTAGTTTTGACGGACCGATTTTTCAAAAACCGATCAATTTTGAAGTTGGCGAAGTGGTGTATCGAAAATATGAAAAGCCAAAACAAGACTCTTCAAATACAGCCTGTGATACCGATGATAAAACCGCTTTTGATTATGGGTTTTGGTATTGTGATTTGATTCCTAAATAA
- a CDS encoding AI-2E family transporter, with protein MSLIPKIPTIIDADKKISAIEFLQYFVLITLVLYFGKLIFIPLSFALLISFILYPVCRWFEKKGISPTIAIGISLLMVFLLMISILSLLIFQIKEFALEWEPFKTKLLEAINQISIFISQYFNITNTEQISFFENLINHSENQVLAILESSFYSFSHTLYYAIIIPVFTALILFHRSMFTDALLNFFPSKQKGKILEILMETINAYHNFIKGMLGVYLIVGILNSIGLLIIGIPHPFMFGFIAAILTFIPYVGIMISALLPIAISWITFNSVWYPIGVIAIFSIVQILEAYIIFPYVVGNRLKINTLIIIIMITLGGILWGAAGMILFIPFTSIIKLIADRTESLKAISILLGDGKQKKEKTA; from the coding sequence ATGAGCCTCATTCCTAAAATCCCGACTATCATTGATGCCGATAAAAAAATCTCAGCAATAGAATTTCTTCAGTATTTTGTTTTAATAACATTGGTGTTGTATTTTGGAAAACTAATTTTTATCCCTCTTTCTTTTGCTCTTCTTATTAGTTTTATACTTTATCCTGTTTGTCGATGGTTTGAAAAAAAAGGAATCAGTCCTACAATTGCAATTGGCATCTCATTATTAATGGTGTTTCTATTAATGATAAGCATCCTAAGCTTACTTATTTTCCAAATTAAAGAATTTGCTTTAGAATGGGAACCTTTTAAGACTAAATTGCTGGAAGCCATTAATCAAATTAGTATTTTCATTTCGCAATATTTTAATATTACAAATACTGAACAAATTTCTTTTTTTGAAAACCTGATAAACCATTCCGAGAATCAGGTTTTGGCTATTTTAGAATCTTCATTTTATTCTTTTTCCCACACTCTTTATTACGCTATAATCATTCCTGTTTTCACGGCTCTTATTCTTTTTCATCGAAGTATGTTTACAGATGCTTTACTTAATTTTTTCCCTTCAAAACAAAAAGGAAAAATCCTTGAAATCCTTATGGAAACAATAAATGCTTACCATAATTTTATAAAAGGCATGTTGGGCGTTTATCTTATTGTTGGAATTCTCAATAGTATAGGACTTTTAATTATAGGTATCCCACATCCTTTTATGTTTGGATTTATTGCTGCTATTTTAACATTTATTCCTTATGTTGGGATCATGATATCAGCACTTTTGCCAATTGCAATTTCATGGATTACTTTTAATTCTGTTTGGTACCCAATTGGAGTCATAGCTATTTTCTCGATTGTACAAATTTTAGAAGCTTATATCATTTTTCCCTACGTAGTGGGAAATCGTTTAAAAATAAACACCCTTATTATTATCATCATGATTACTTTAGGAGGGATTTTATGGGGTGCTGCGGGAATGATATTGTTTATCCCATTTACAAGTATCATTAAGCTTATTGCTGACCGCACAGAAAGCCTAAAAGCAATTTCTATTTTATTAGGTGATGGTAAACAAAAAAAGGAGAAAACGGCATAA
- a CDS encoding acetate/propionate family kinase, whose protein sequence is MKIVIINSGSSSIKYQLIDMPSKEVICSGMIDRIGLETSNFTYKTNKDSIEEILPIANHKIGLEKISQLLLDETIGVIKSTQEIEAVGHRVVHGGASFSDTVMIDDEVKEKIKQLFELAPLHNPANLEGIIVAEEVFPSAKQVAVFDTAFHQTMPEVAYRYAIPNYLLTENKIRAYGFHGTSHKYVSEKAIGFLKKSSKIITIHLGNGCSITAVKDGKSIDHSMGFGPMNGLVMGTRSGDIDQSVIFYMVNTLGYQLSEVNTVLQKQSGMLGLTGHSDLRDIQANAEKGDVNCQLALDMNVYRIKKYIGSYAAVLNGIDAIVFTAGIGENSAYIRKSVCADMQFLGLELDETKNDIRSSDIREINTPNSKTKILVVPTNEELEIANQVYDLILN, encoded by the coding sequence ATGAAAATAGTTATTATAAATTCAGGAAGTTCTTCTATAAAATATCAATTAATTGATATGCCTTCAAAAGAAGTGATTTGTAGCGGGATGATTGACAGGATAGGTTTAGAGACTTCTAATTTTACGTATAAAACAAATAAAGATTCTATAGAAGAAATTTTGCCAATTGCCAATCATAAAATAGGATTGGAGAAAATTTCTCAATTATTATTGGATGAAACTATTGGTGTAATTAAAAGTACGCAGGAAATTGAAGCTGTAGGTCATAGAGTTGTTCATGGTGGAGCTAGTTTTTCGGATACTGTTATGATTGATGATGAAGTAAAAGAAAAGATAAAACAACTTTTTGAGCTGGCTCCTTTGCATAATCCGGCCAATTTAGAAGGGATAATCGTTGCCGAGGAAGTTTTTCCTTCGGCTAAACAAGTGGCTGTTTTTGATACTGCTTTTCATCAAACTATGCCAGAAGTGGCTTATCGATATGCAATTCCAAATTACTTATTGACCGAAAATAAAATCAGAGCCTACGGTTTTCATGGAACGTCTCATAAATATGTTTCGGAAAAAGCAATTGGGTTTTTAAAGAAAAGCAGCAAAATAATTACAATTCATTTAGGAAATGGATGTAGTATTACCGCGGTAAAAGACGGAAAAAGTATTGATCATAGTATGGGATTTGGTCCCATGAATGGATTGGTAATGGGGACAAGAAGCGGAGATATCGATCAGTCGGTCATTTTTTATATGGTAAATACTTTAGGCTATCAATTAAGTGAAGTAAATACGGTATTGCAAAAACAAAGCGGAATGCTTGGACTTACTGGTCATAGTGATTTAAGGGATATTCAGGCCAATGCCGAAAAAGGAGATGTAAATTGTCAGTTGGCTCTTGATATGAATGTGTATCGCATTAAAAAATACATTGGTTCTTATGCGGCAGTTTTAAACGGAATTGACGCCATTGTTTTTACGGCAGGAATAGGGGAGAACTCTGCTTATATCAGGAAATCGGTATGTGCCGACATGCAGTTTTTAGGATTGGAATTAGATGAAACTAAAAATGATATCCGTTCAAGTGACATTCGCGAAATAAATACACCAAATTCTAAGACTAAAATTTTAGTGGTGCCAACCAATGAAGAATTAGAAATAGCCAATCAGGTTTATGATTTGATTTTAAATTAA
- the pta gene encoding phosphate acetyltransferase, which translates to MNKAIYIATSESNSGKSIITLGLMSMLIGKTAKVGYFRPIIEDFEDGKLDNHIETVISHFGLDIRFEDAFAITKSQLIKKKNKGKIGDVLDLIIEKFKHLEERFDFVLVEGTSFSGEGTAIELDMNVLIAKNLGIPTIIVGSGVGKTLEEFLDGEYLAYDSFKNKEVEVLAFIANKIQPENLKLAEDGLRSVLPKEVLVSAIPVISSLNNPTVKEIVEELDAKILFGKEFINNEVGSFSVGAMQLRNYLLHLKENALVITPGDRADIILGALQANESVNYPTVSGIILTGNILPEDSILKLIEGLNSVVPIIAVEGGTYRITNKIGSIQSKIYAENIHKIETSISTFEKYVDLDELSDKLSAFEAEGMTPKMFQYNLVKRAKQHRKHVVLPEGNDDRIIIATSRLLAMDVVDISIIGNKKQIENKVAELGIAFDFSKVNIINPIVSPYYDDYVNTYYELRKNKNVSMAMAKDLMEDVSYFGTMMVYKGHADGMVSGAAHTTQHTILPALQFIKTKPNSSVVSSIFFMCLEDRVSIFGDCAINPNPTAEQLAEIAISSADSSMAFGIEPKVAMLSYSSGSSGKGDEVEKVRTATEIVKKKRPDLKIEGPIQYDAAVDMEVGQSKMPNSEVAGQASVLIFPDLNTGNNTYKAVQRETGALAIGPMLQGLNKPVNDLSRGCTVDDIINTVVITAIQAQGL; encoded by the coding sequence ATGAACAAAGCCATTTATATCGCAACTTCAGAAAGTAATAGCGGGAAATCGATTATTACGCTTGGATTAATGAGTATGCTTATTGGTAAAACTGCCAAAGTAGGCTATTTTAGGCCTATTATTGAAGATTTTGAGGATGGAAAATTAGACAATCATATCGAAACGGTAATATCTCATTTTGGTTTGGATATTCGTTTTGAAGATGCTTTTGCCATTACCAAGAGTCAATTAATCAAGAAAAAGAATAAAGGTAAAATAGGCGATGTTTTAGATTTGATTATCGAAAAATTCAAACATTTAGAAGAGCGTTTTGATTTTGTATTGGTTGAAGGAACCAGTTTTAGTGGTGAAGGAACAGCAATCGAGTTAGATATGAATGTTCTTATTGCTAAGAATTTAGGTATTCCAACCATAATTGTTGGTTCAGGTGTTGGGAAAACTCTCGAAGAATTTTTGGATGGAGAATATCTTGCTTATGATTCTTTTAAAAATAAAGAAGTTGAAGTGTTGGCTTTTATTGCCAATAAAATCCAACCCGAAAACTTAAAATTAGCAGAGGATGGTTTGCGAAGTGTTTTACCCAAAGAAGTTTTGGTGAGTGCTATTCCTGTCATCTCAAGTTTAAACAATCCTACGGTTAAAGAAATAGTTGAGGAATTGGATGCTAAGATTCTTTTTGGTAAGGAGTTTATTAATAATGAAGTAGGTAGTTTTAGTGTAGGTGCTATGCAATTGCGAAATTATTTATTGCATCTAAAAGAGAATGCGTTGGTCATTACTCCGGGAGATAGAGCCGATATTATTTTGGGAGCTTTACAGGCCAATGAATCGGTGAATTACCCGACGGTTTCGGGAATTATTTTAACGGGGAATATACTTCCTGAAGACAGTATTTTGAAGTTAATTGAAGGGTTAAACAGTGTTGTGCCAATTATTGCAGTTGAAGGTGGTACATACCGAATAACCAACAAAATAGGTTCTATACAATCTAAGATTTATGCCGAGAATATTCATAAAATAGAAACCTCAATAAGCACCTTTGAAAAGTACGTTGATTTAGATGAACTGTCGGATAAATTAAGTGCGTTTGAAGCAGAAGGAATGACGCCAAAAATGTTTCAGTACAATTTGGTAAAAAGAGCCAAACAACACCGAAAACACGTTGTCCTGCCGGAAGGAAATGACGATAGAATAATTATTGCGACCTCCCGATTATTAGCGATGGATGTGGTAGATATTTCTATCATTGGAAACAAAAAACAAATAGAAAATAAAGTAGCCGAATTAGGAATAGCTTTTGATTTTTCGAAAGTGAATATTATTAATCCTATAGTATCGCCTTATTATGATGATTATGTAAATACGTATTATGAGCTTCGAAAAAACAAGAATGTTTCTATGGCTATGGCCAAAGATTTAATGGAAGATGTGTCTTATTTTGGAACAATGATGGTGTACAAAGGTCATGCGGACGGAATGGTTTCCGGTGCGGCACATACCACACAGCATACTATTTTACCAGCTTTGCAGTTTATTAAAACCAAGCCTAATTCGAGTGTGGTTTCTTCTATATTTTTCATGTGTTTAGAAGACAGAGTTTCTATTTTTGGGGACTGTGCCATTAATCCGAATCCTACTGCTGAACAATTGGCCGAAATTGCGATTTCTTCTGCCGATTCTAGTATGGCTTTCGGAATAGAACCTAAAGTGGCTATGTTGTCTTATTCTTCGGGTTCGTCAGGAAAAGGGGATGAAGTAGAAAAAGTGCGAACAGCAACTGAAATTGTAAAGAAAAAACGTCCCGATTTAAAAATAGAAGGGCCTATTCAGTATGATGCGGCTGTTGATATGGAAGTGGGTCAAAGCAAAATGCCAAACTCAGAAGTGGCAGGGCAGGCGAGCGTGCTTATTTTTCCGGATTTGAATACAGGAAACAATACTTATAAAGCAGTTCAGAGAGAAACGGGAGCTTTGGCCATTGGGCCAATGTTGCAAGGTTTAAACAAGCCGGTAAACGATTTGAGTCGTGGTTGTACCGTAGATGATATTATTAACACAGTCGTGATTACGGCGATTCAAGCACAAGGATTGTAA
- the corA gene encoding magnesium/cobalt transporter CorA translates to MRKIKYKKARKVHLNQLVYTGKHKKLESKMQLFVYDDLDFTEYQDLAISDFRECIDNTKTNWLNLHGLSDINTVEGIGDFFSIDSYLLSDILNTSRRTKMEESASSLFFNIKSILPTENSDNISSEQISFFIKDEILISFQEKSSDFFSHIRERIRTHSGVVRTKKADYLLSLLLEAVMENFYITIENEEDKVEELIDLSKTSTNPDVLIRIEKHRDNLSFLKRSIIPLRDSLYGIKTLKEDVVCNVIQMDSYVYFSRLHQKSLELLEQIESDLGMLEGASNFFFSSQSHKMNEIMKTLTIVSAIFIPLTFIVGVYGMNFDYMPELRYQNGYYTVIGIMFLIVILMVLYFKKRRWF, encoded by the coding sequence ATGAGAAAAATAAAATATAAAAAGGCTAGAAAAGTACATTTGAATCAGTTAGTATATACGGGAAAACACAAGAAGCTGGAGTCAAAAATGCAGTTGTTTGTGTATGACGATTTGGATTTTACAGAATACCAGGATTTAGCTATTTCAGATTTTAGGGAATGTATCGACAATACAAAAACAAACTGGCTTAATTTACATGGTTTGAGTGATATTAATACAGTGGAGGGAATTGGGGATTTTTTTAGTATTGATAGTTATCTGCTTTCGGATATTTTAAATACTTCAAGAAGGACAAAAATGGAAGAATCGGCCAGTAGTTTGTTTTTTAATATAAAGTCGATATTACCAACGGAGAACTCAGATAATATCAGTTCAGAACAGATTAGTTTTTTTATAAAAGATGAGATTTTGATTTCTTTTCAGGAAAAGAGTAGTGATTTTTTTTCGCATATCAGGGAAAGGATACGCACTCATTCGGGAGTTGTGAGAACTAAAAAAGCTGATTATTTGCTTTCTCTGCTTCTAGAGGCCGTTATGGAGAATTTTTATATTACTATCGAAAATGAAGAAGATAAGGTAGAGGAGTTGATTGATTTGTCAAAAACAAGTACTAATCCTGATGTTTTAATACGAATTGAAAAACACAGGGATAATTTAAGTTTTTTAAAACGCTCTATTATTCCACTAAGGGATTCATTGTACGGTATTAAAACATTAAAAGAAGATGTTGTTTGTAATGTGATTCAGATGGATTCTTATGTTTATTTTTCAAGATTGCATCAAAAAAGTTTAGAGCTTTTGGAACAAATTGAATCAGATTTGGGAATGCTTGAAGGAGCTTCAAATTTCTTTTTTTCTTCTCAATCGCATAAGATGAATGAGATTATGAAAACGCTTACGATAGTGTCTGCTATATTTATTCCGTTAACGTTTATTGTAGGTGTCTATGGGATGAATTTTGATTATATGCCTGAATTAAGATATCAAAATGGGTATTATACTGTAATTGGTATAATGTTTTTAATAGTAATCCTGATGGTTCTTTATTTTAAAAAGAGAAGATGGTTTTGA